CTGATCCTCTTCGCGATTAGCGTCCTGGGTCCGTTCATTGGCGAGATCACGGGTATCACCCTGATCACACTCATCACGGCGTTCGGTATCGCGTTCGTGAAGGCGAATCTCGTCATCCAGAACTTCATGCATCTCCGTTGGGAGAAGAAAATCATGAAGTGGGTGCTCATGGCCTCGCTGGTGGTCATGGCGCTCTTCGTGGCCGGTGTGGCACCTGACGTGTACAACCACGAAGGGGACAACTGGGAGAATCTGGCTGCCAAAGCTGCCGTCGCGCGGGGTATTCCCGGCGGTGAACACGACGCGGAAGAAGAACATGAGGAAGAGGAGCCGGCTGCCGAGGTTGTTACCGCTGGCTTCAACGCTGCGGGCTCGTACGCGATGATCTGCGCATCCTGCCATGGTGCAACCGGTTCCGGTGACGGTGCGGCAGGTGTGCTGCTCGATCCATCGCCGGCAAACTTTACGGACCCGACTTTCTGGTCGACCCGTGATGACGCGAGCATCAAGACCGCCATTCGTGACGGTGGCGTTGCGGTGGGGGCCTCCGCGCTCATGGCGCCATGGGGCGCGCTTTATGACGACGAGCAGCTCGACGCGATGGTCGAGTATGTGAAATTGTTCAACCCCGGTGGTGAGTAGGTCCTAGATGTCCACGCAGGCAGCCACACTTCCAGTCGAGCAGCGTCCCGACCCAGTTAAGCGTCCCGAGATGATCGCGGATGGTGTATTGGGAATGCTGGTGTTCGTGTTCACAGAGATCATGCTCTTTGCGGGTATGATTTCGGCACACGCCATCGTGCGGTCCCAGACTGCCGGGCAGATGTGGCCTCCATACGGACAGCCGCGTCTTCCCGTTGAACAG
This is a stretch of genomic DNA from Longimicrobiales bacterium. It encodes these proteins:
- a CDS encoding c-type cytochrome; amino-acid sequence: MSEENQNQGDDGQHDGGHHVNYAKIYVILLILFAISVLGPFIGEITGITLITLITAFGIAFVKANLVIQNFMHLRWEKKIMKWVLMASLVVMALFVAGVAPDVYNHEGDNWENLAAKAAVARGIPGGEHDAEEEHEEEEPAAEVVTAGFNAAGSYAMICASCHGATGSGDGAAGVLLDPSPANFTDPTFWSTRDDASIKTAIRDGGVAVGASALMAPWGALYDDEQLDAMVEYVKLFNPGGE